The Corythoichthys intestinalis isolate RoL2023-P3 chromosome 2, ASM3026506v1, whole genome shotgun sequence DNA segment tctcttcaatgccaagcttggctgcacgtcggccgtgaataaacacctaaagcgccgttacccagtttgtaagtccatctaactaacgacatgttttatttgaAGTTGCcaagcctgtcacgatatgcaatgagtccatttatcgcacggcaaataaaaatgaggccggtaattttcacggctgccttttatcgctgcactcgtgcgtgcgtgcgtgcgtgcatacattggtgcgtgcgtactgatggcatatgagactccagttcctttctcctatcaacacgctgtagaattaaagttcagacatacaaaataaaaaaacacatctatatttaacactgtaacgttagcactgctacactgaggtgaatgggggggaaaaggcaacttactttagcctgccataaaacattggcagtcgtctcgtgaaagcaaacttgcggttaacaggtgacacttcaaaaatgaaaaatcgctggttaacagcatttgcaaacgaaaaaaaatgaccaaaaaatctattactgacactacatgcaattacaaaaagtgctttttttttgcggattgtaaagctgaagttagcggGTTAGCGAACGTAtttccagtgaacatttcaaaataaaagcatgtcatgttcttcATATAAAaagcgatttctggagttaatcccaaatacttcaaaattcagattctacactaagaatacctttaaaatgacacccattatgaaaaatctgattggcaatgaataattataatactattatatatagtactatactataatattaatgctaggtgttttttttaattgttttgaatcatgttggaaaggcgaagtcagtgttctgaatctgtttacattccattgttttgcactagttaattctatcagcatttgaacttatttttttatgtattattgttatttacgtgtttatttgttcttaaataaataatttacgtgttccaatgtttttgtgaattgataagcgttaacaaaaatttaattgctaaattagtaaaaaaatattttaaaatgtaattattagattagtcgactaatcgtaaaaatagtcggctgactaatcgggagaaaattagtcgtttgggacagccctgttTTAAACTACCGTAATATAGCATTGTTTACAGTATTCTTATTTTCAATATGTAGTCATTTAGAAATTAGACTTTATTTGTCATTATACATCGTACAATGAGATCGAAAGTAGTGACTCCCTTTTCAGTGCATCGCACTGTGAATTAATgtcataagtaaataaataacatgCAATAAAATtatctaaaaataaaataaaaccacgAGACTGTGTACAATTATGAAGGAGGTAGAGTGTTGATGGAAAGGGTTCCAATTTTTCGTTAATGATTCGGTTGTCTTTTAAATGTCCTCGTAGTTTCCTTTGCATACCGTttttaatgtatgttactttggTTTCATTCTTGGTTCCATTCATTGTCATTTATCTGCttaaattttaaataatgtCCCAAAAAAATCCTCCATTTTTTTACTTGGTGTGTTTGTTCATAAACTCTTTCTTCCTTCCACAGGATCTGGTGAAAAGTCACCTGATGTACGCCGTGCGCGAGGAGGTGGAGGTGCTGAAGGAGCAAATCAAGGAGCTGATGGAGCGCAACAACCAACTGGAGCAGGAGAACAACCTGCTCAAGACCCTGGCCAGCCCCGAGCAGATGGCTCAGTTCCAGGCCCAGGTCCAGACTGGCGGCTCCCCCACCGGCGCCGCCCTACAGCCTCAGGTCCCAGGTTCTGGCGGAACCGCGCAAGCCCTCCCCTCTGCGCAGAATTCAGGTCCGTCCGTGTGAAGAGAAAGGAGCCATACTGTGAGCCACCCCGACTATGCCACCTTCTTGAGGACCCTCCTGCAAGTTTTTGTTgcacatttaatttattttgcctCGTCTCGCAACTTTTACCTGCTCGGACAATCACTGTTGTCACGGTGACTGGAGGAACGCACCAAGCGGATGTGAACTGAAGCCCGTAGTCAGTCTTTGGCGTCAAATCCCTCCTTGTCAAAGCTGTGGAACATGTGCCAATGTCGACCACCCCCGCCCTCCGCCTCAACCCAACACAcattccattttttcctccacatgcaCATGTCGCTGCTAACAAATGAACTTTAATGGAGGACTTGTGCCCCACCCTCTCCTCCCTATCTGGAACGGGAAGTAGTAATTTCCAGTTCTGACGCTCTGGGTTGAGAGTGCTTCAAAGTGAAATGATGAACTGCATCAAGCGTGTTAGTGGCGTCTCACTTCTCCCACGTCACGTTGCCGTCCCCACACTCGCCCATTGGAAGAGGAGTTCATTATTTATGCAGGGATTCAATGTTATTTCTACAGGGTTAACTGGGGAAGTGTTAGGATGTATTTCCTATGTTTGCTCTCATGGATGAAAATTAATGTTCCAGTGATGTGTAAGAGAAATACAAGAAATAGGATACGACTGTTTTTAGGTTTGTACAAAAGAAAACATTTCCAATTCTGCAAAGTGCCTGGTTTTCAACCATAGATACATATATAATTTCTTTTCAGTTattttattcctgtaaatatatttgtatataaatatatatctatCTATGGTTTGCCAGGCTGCGAAGTTCCTTTGATGTCAGCACTCAGGACGAGAACAGATGAGGATCATTTACATCCACGCTGAACACTTTTTCTCATGCGGTGACTTTAGCGTCACCGTTCACGCAAAACGTGTGTTCGGACGTGTCGTCGATCGCGTTTTTTGGGTTGACATGAACaatgttttactttttattttctttttaagtaTTTTTGTGCAACCAGGCGTCTGTGTTGCTGTCACAACACTCAgaggggacacacacacacttggcAAATGGAGCCTCGCAGAACGTACGTCAATGTTTAGTGCATGTTCCTCAGCCCATCACAAATGTGACGTTACAATTTGCACTAGACAGTTGCACCTCAAATAAAagtgaaaacaaagaaaaattgaagtggACTTTTTCTTTACTGTTTCACTGTATTAACACTTATGAGAAGGATATTTATTCTCTTGGTTGGGGGAGAAGCAGCAGTAAAGCAGGCTAAAATTGAGATGATAGTGGTAAAGCAAGGTAACAGGCGAGGTTCTGGATTTAGTTTAAAGGAAAAACAAGTGTAAATGACCTATGTAAAAGATGGTTGGTCAAAGTATTTAAAAAGGACACCACTTATGGGCGAGTCATTTTGTGATGTcagctacagttgtggtcaaaagtttacatacacttgtgaagaacataatgtcatggctctcttgagtttccagttatttctacaactctgatttttctccaatagagtgattggaacagatacttctttgtcacaaaaaacattcatgaagtttggttcctttattactttattatgagttaacagaaaaagtgatcaaatctgctgggtcaaaaatatacatacagcaacacgaattagcaatttcttgtgagtgattattgacttgaacaatcattgacttgaacaagtcaggaaagtcacttggagccatttcaaagcagctgcaggtcccaagagcaacagtgcaaacaattgtaaaTATAAAgtacatggcactgttttgtcactgccacgatcaggaagaaaatgtAAGCTAtcaactgctgctgagagaaaattggtcaggagggtgaagattcaaccgagaatcaccaaaaagcagatctgccaagaattagaagctgctggaacacaggtgtcagtgtccacagtcaagcgtgttttgcatctccatggactgagaggctgctgtgcaagaaggaagcccttgctccaaaagcggcaccttaaggctcgactgaagtttgctgctgatcacatggacaaagataagaccttctggaggaaagttctgtggtcagacgaaacaaaaatcgagctgtttggccacaatgcccagcaatatgtttggaggagaaaaggtgaggcctttaaccccaagtacaccatgcctaccgtcgagcacagtggtggtagtattatgctgtggggctgttttgctaccaatggaactggtgctttacagagagtaaatgggataatgaagaaggaggattaccttcaaattcttcaagataacctcacgtcatcagcccgaagattgggtcttgggcgcagttgggtgttccaacaggacaatgaccccaaacacacatcaaaagtggtaatggaatggctaaatcaggctagaattaaggttttcgaatggccttcccaaagtcctgac contains these protein-coding regions:
- the zgc:65895 gene encoding TSC22 domain family protein 1 isoform X3: MREKGLAGVGGEQGRDTMAVKLLFWELEKHLKSSSGASVVAIDNKIEQAMDLVKSHLMYAVREEVEVLKEQIKELMERNNQLEQENNLLKTLASPEQMAQFQAQVQTGGSPTGAALQPQVPGSGGTAQALPSAQNSGPSV
- the zgc:65895 gene encoding TSC22 domain family protein 1 isoform X2, giving the protein MNSQCYTVAMDLGVCQLRNFSISFLSSVLGKESASVRLDRSSSGASVVAIDNKIEQAMDLVKSHLMYAVREEVEVLKEQIKELMERNNQLEQENNLLKTLASPEQMAQFQAQVQTGGSPTGAALQPQVPGSGGTAQALPSAQNSGPSV